Proteins from one Rosa chinensis cultivar Old Blush chromosome 7, RchiOBHm-V2, whole genome shotgun sequence genomic window:
- the LOC112180062 gene encoding uncharacterized protein LOC112180062 isoform X3 — protein sequence MEPQSHFLLPHSASSELSDSSPESMTSVTLGRAISSLLSARPKKLHDAVSRLSPLPLTSTGHASVSGSLDDSLRFLLHYLNDAARRNEPLDEILIPILDNSLKNKDSKHGGQAMVVLNWLFQDGFVFEAIAMALVRVISMKDDRFVVLGWCTFVRAVLEYESSVTQFPMNGIKERYPDLLKILAPCIPHLSVVLHKGSTLQDGYELPSRLAVCAADCFLSLSEALIRKAKVPSNKAKLSDSKAQKRPVTLVALDGGDKKAKPAPESLDASNMELDYILWDHLEEVLGLVQKLLAWSRKSRPLHAKGLEQVLKWLHEIKGHYRNVKAEAGSKVIKTGILLLSSCWKHYGMLMHLEDQKFSQHYKELLDQYLAGIQFYAGHTENKDGSSETIKFFLNCLCLLLGRFDSKKFESVVSEYGMRISQVLVPQLHSAAADVIDGVVCIFKALIFKQKSPGSSLTDTGEVDAVLPLLIHLLDERDGTARAVVLLIAEYCLMSGDSQCLKEVIERLASENVQQRRNAVDVISEVIHMSSDSKNVHTQLSWHDIAKHLLVLLEDGEIAIREQASSLLPLIDPSLVLPALVNLIYSGDERLQSTASDACVVVLKYHSKNAEVICMLLDCLSNLSQNVNRDTGSKLESDRVLRLIPEWSKSVQSWNFLIEPLIDKMFAEPSNANIVRFLSHISEHLAEAADVVLSCVLMHAKRRKDFSRLECQTDKSEDSEKMQQTLFEHLCPLLVIKMLPLRVFNNLDSTIMYGQLSNQGIVHDCQDINAINQHTVTALLLKSLVIFISRTFCEFEFNDVRKLAAELCGRIHPQVLIPIICSQLEYAAGSQDIIKIKACLFSVCTSLVVRGRESLSHPGMLKIRKTLETMLLWPSLDGDEVSRAQHGCIDCMALMVCAELQDPESSNIVGTKKNLGDAALRNSVLVHVINQLTQDKDLPVSESNLDDVKCMSEVPVPLSFYLCMANVLISACQKISDSGKKPFARRSLPRLIRAIEVITKSEIRAACTQVLFSAVYHLKSTILPYSMDLLKVSLKALQKGSEKERIAGAKLMGSLMASDDAIIQSISGGLVEARSVLLSISLTDPSPELRQVSKKLLACLTS from the exons ATGGAACCACAAAGCCACTTCCTACTCCCCCACTCCGCCTCGTCGGAGTTATCAGACTCATCACCGGAGTCCATGACGTCAGTCACTCTCGGCCGAGcaatctcctctctcctctccgccCGCCCCAAAAAGCTCCACGACGCCGTTTCGCggctctctcctctccctctcACCTCCACTGGCCACGCCTCCGTCTCAGGCTCCCTCGACGACTCCCTCCGCTTCCTCCTCCACTACCTAAACGACGCCGCTCGGCGAAACGAGCCTCTCGATGAAATCCTCATCCCTATTCTCGATAAC TCATTGAAGAACAAGGACTCGAAGCACGGCGGCCAGGCTATGGTGGTTTTGAACTGGCTATTTCAGGACGGTTTTGTTTTCGAAGCGATTGCCATGGCTCTGGTAAGAGTGATTTCAATGAAAGATGATCGGTTTGTTGTGCTTGGGTGGTGTACTTTTGTACGTGCTGTATTGGAGTATGAGAGCTCTGTTACTCAATTTCCCATGAACG GGATAAAGGAGAGGTATCCTGATTTGTTGAAGATACTCGCTCCGTGCATTCCGCATCTCTCAGTTGTTCTGCACAAAGGAAG CACCTTGCAGGATGGATATGAACTGCCCTCTCGCCTTGCCGTGTGTGCTGCTGATTGTTTTCTGTCTCTCTCGGAAGCGTTGATCAGAAAAGCTAAAGTTCCAAGTAACAAGGCAAAGTTATCAGATTCAAAGGCACAAAAGCGGCCGGTTACTTTGGTGGCCCTTGATGGTGGTGATAAAAAAGCAAAACCAGCTCCTGAATCTTTAGACGCCTCAAACATGGAATTGGACTATATACTTTGGGATCATTTAGAGGAAGTTCTTGGTCTAGTACAGAAACTCCTTGCT TGGAGCAGAAAAAGCCGACCCTTACATGCCAAAGGATTGGAGCAAGTGCTTAAGTGGTTGCACGAGATTAAAGGACATTATCGTAATGTGAAAGCTGAGGCAG GCTCGAAGGTTATCAAAACTGGAATATTGCTACTGTCTTCTTGTTGGAAGCATTATGGCATGCTAATGCATTTGGAAGATCAGAAATTTTCCCAGCATTACAAAGAATTGTTGGATCAATACTTAGCAGGCATACAG tttTATGCAGGTCACACTGAGAATAAGGATGGGAGTTCTGAGACCATAAAGTTTTTCCTGAATTGTTTATGCCTTCTACTGGGGCGATTTGATAGCAAGAAATTTGAGAGTGTAGTCTCAGAATACGGGATGAGGATATCTCAGGTTCTTGTACCACAG CTTCATTCTGCTGCTGCTGATGTTATAGACGGGGTTGTGTGCATATTCAAAGCATTAATATTTAAGCAAAAATCACCTGGAAGCAGTCTCACCGACACCGGAGAGGTGGATGCTGTGCTTCCATTGCTGATTCACCTTCTAGATGAACGGGATGGCACAGCTAGAGCTGTGGTTCTGCTTATAGCAGAATACTGCTTGAT GAGCGGAGACAGTCAGTGCCTTAAAGAAGTTATTGAGCGCCTTGCTTCTGAAAATGTCCAACAGAGGAGGAATGCAGTTGATGTTATATCAGAAGTCATACATATGTCGTCAGATTCAAAAAACGTACATACCCAGCTATCATG GCACGATATAGCAAAGCACTTGCTTGTGCTACTTGAAGATGGAGAAATTGCAATTCGGGAACAAGCATCCAGTTTGCTTCCATTAATTG ACCCTTCATTAGTTTTACCTGCTTTAGTTAATCTGATTTACTCCGGGGATGAAAGATTGCAATCAACTGCCAGTGATGCCTGTGTTGTGGTGCTCAAATATCATAGCAAGAATGCTGAAGTTATATGTATGCTGCTTGACTGTCTTAG CAACCTCAGCCAAAATGTAAATCGAGACACAG GATCAAAATTGGAGAGCGATCGAGTGCTTAGGCTAATCCCAGAGTGGTCTAAAAGT GTCCAAAGCTGGAACTTCTTGATTGAACCGTTGATTGACAAGATGTTTGCAGAGCCATCCAACGCAAACATTGTGAGGTTTTTGAGTCATATAAGTGAGCACTTGGCAGAAGCTGCTGATGTGGTGCTCTCTTGTGTTCTAATGCATGCTAAACGACGTAAAGA CTTCTCTAGATTGGAGTGTCAGACTGATAAAAGTGAGGACTCCGAAAAAATGCAACAGACCCTTTTTGAACACCTTTGCCCATTGCTTGTAATTAAGATGCTTCCGCTGAGAGTATTTAATAATCTCGATTCAACTATCATGTATGGTCAACTTTCCAATCAAGGCATTGTTCATG ACTGTCAAGATATCAATGCCATCAATCAGCATACAGTTACCGCTCTTCTTTTGAAAAG tttggtaATATTTATTTCCAGGACATTTTGTGAGTTTGAATTCAACGATGTTCGGAAACTAGCTGCTGAGCTCTGTGGGCGTATTCATCCTCAA GTGCTAATTCCAATCATCTGCTCCCAGTTAGAATATGCTGCTGGTTCTCAGgatataataaagattaaagCTTGTTTGTTTTCAGTTTGCACGTCCCTTGTG GTTAGAGGCCGGGAATCACTTTCTCATCCTGGTATGCtgaaaattagaaaaacatTAGAGACAATGCTATTATGGCCTTCTCTGGATGGGGATGAAG TTTCCAGAGCACAGCATGGATGCATCGATTGCATGGCACTAATGGTATGTGCTGAGCTGCAAGATCCAGAATCATCTAACATCGTTGGGACAAAAAAGAATCTTG GTGATGCTGCATTGAGAAACTCTGTCCTCGTGCACGTGATCAACCAACTTACACAAGATAAAGACCTGCCTGTTTCAGAGTCCAACTTGGATGATGTCAAATGCATGAGTGAGGTGCCAGTTCCACTCTCATTTTACCTGTGCATGGCTAATGTTCTCATCAGTGCTTGCCAAAAGATATCAGACTCTGGCAAGAAACCTTTTGCTCGAAGATCTCTTCCACGTCTCATTCGCGCCATTGAG GTGATTACAAAGTCAGAGATCAGAGCTGCATGTACTCAAGTTCTCTTTTCAGCTGTGTACCATCTGAAATCTACAATTCTTCCTTACTCCATGGATCTTCTTAAAGTCTCATTAAAAGCTCTTCAAAAGGGATCAGAGAAG GAAAGGATTGCAGGTGCAAAGCTAATGGGGTCTCTTATGGCTAGTGATGATGCAATCATACAAAGTATATCTGGGGGATTAGTAGAAGCAAGATCTGTACTGTTGAGTATATCTTTGACAGATCCTTCACCTGAATTACGTCAAGTCAGCAAAAAGTTGCTAGCATGCCTAACTTCTTGA
- the LOC112180062 gene encoding uncharacterized protein LOC112180062 isoform X2, protein MEPQSHFLLPHSASSELSDSSPESMTSVTLGRAISSLLSARPKKLHDAVSRLSPLPLTSTGHASVSGSLDDSLRFLLHYLNDAARRNEPLDEILIPILDNSLKNKDSKHGGQAMVVLNWLFQDGFVFEAIAMALVRVISMKDDRFVVLGWCTFVRAVLEYESSVTQFPMNGIKERYPDLLKILAPCIPHLSVVLHKGSTLQDGYELPSRLAVCAADCFLSLSEALIRKAKVPSNKAKLSDSKAQKRPVTLVALDGGDKKAKPAPESLDASNMELDYILWDHLEEVLGLVQKLLAWSRKSRPLHAKGLEQVLKWLHEIKGHYRNVKAETGSKVIKTGILLLSSCWKHYGMLMHLEDQKFSQHYKELLDQYLAGIQFYAGHTENKDGSSETIKFFLNCLCLLLGRFDSKKFESVVSEYGMRISQVLVPQLHSAAADVIDGVVCIFKALIFKQKSPGSSLTDTGEVDAVLPLLIHLLDERDGTARAVVLLIAEYCLMSGDSQCLKEVIERLASENVQQRRNAVDVISEVIHMSSDSKNVHTQLSWHDIAKHLLVLLEDGEIAIREQASSLLPLIDPSLVLPALVNLIYSGDERLQSTASDACVVVLKYHSKNAEVICMLLDCLSNLSQNVNRDTGSKLESDRVLRLIPEWSKSVQSWNFLIEPLIDKMFAEPSNANIVRFLSHISEHLAEAADVVLSCVLMHAKRRKDMDDSSFSRLECQTDKSEDSEKMQQTLFEHLCPLLVIKMLPLRVFNNLDSTIMYGQLSNQGIVHDCQDINAINQHTVTALLLKSLVIFISRTFCEFEFNDVRKLAAELCGRIHPQVLIPIICSQLEYAAGSQDIIKIKACLFSVCTSLVVRGRESLSHPGMLKIRKTLETMLLWPSLDGDEVSRAQHGCIDCMALMVCAELQDPESSNIVGTKKNLGDAALRNSVLVHVINQLTQDKDLPVSESNLDDVKCMSEVPVPLSFYLCMANVLISACQKISDSGKKPFARRSLPRLIRAIEVITKSEIRAACTQVLFSAVYHLKSTILPYSMDLLKVSLKALQKGSEKERIAGAKLMGSLMASDDAIIQSISGGLVEARSVLLSISLTDPSPELRQVSKKLLACLTS, encoded by the exons ATGGAACCACAAAGCCACTTCCTACTCCCCCACTCCGCCTCGTCGGAGTTATCAGACTCATCACCGGAGTCCATGACGTCAGTCACTCTCGGCCGAGcaatctcctctctcctctccgccCGCCCCAAAAAGCTCCACGACGCCGTTTCGCggctctctcctctccctctcACCTCCACTGGCCACGCCTCCGTCTCAGGCTCCCTCGACGACTCCCTCCGCTTCCTCCTCCACTACCTAAACGACGCCGCTCGGCGAAACGAGCCTCTCGATGAAATCCTCATCCCTATTCTCGATAAC TCATTGAAGAACAAGGACTCGAAGCACGGCGGCCAGGCTATGGTGGTTTTGAACTGGCTATTTCAGGACGGTTTTGTTTTCGAAGCGATTGCCATGGCTCTGGTAAGAGTGATTTCAATGAAAGATGATCGGTTTGTTGTGCTTGGGTGGTGTACTTTTGTACGTGCTGTATTGGAGTATGAGAGCTCTGTTACTCAATTTCCCATGAACG GGATAAAGGAGAGGTATCCTGATTTGTTGAAGATACTCGCTCCGTGCATTCCGCATCTCTCAGTTGTTCTGCACAAAGGAAG CACCTTGCAGGATGGATATGAACTGCCCTCTCGCCTTGCCGTGTGTGCTGCTGATTGTTTTCTGTCTCTCTCGGAAGCGTTGATCAGAAAAGCTAAAGTTCCAAGTAACAAGGCAAAGTTATCAGATTCAAAGGCACAAAAGCGGCCGGTTACTTTGGTGGCCCTTGATGGTGGTGATAAAAAAGCAAAACCAGCTCCTGAATCTTTAGACGCCTCAAACATGGAATTGGACTATATACTTTGGGATCATTTAGAGGAAGTTCTTGGTCTAGTACAGAAACTCCTTGCT TGGAGCAGAAAAAGCCGACCCTTACATGCCAAAGGATTGGAGCAAGTGCTTAAGTGGTTGCACGAGATTAAAGGACATTATCGTAATGTGAAAGCTGAG ACAGGCTCGAAGGTTATCAAAACTGGAATATTGCTACTGTCTTCTTGTTGGAAGCATTATGGCATGCTAATGCATTTGGAAGATCAGAAATTTTCCCAGCATTACAAAGAATTGTTGGATCAATACTTAGCAGGCATACAG tttTATGCAGGTCACACTGAGAATAAGGATGGGAGTTCTGAGACCATAAAGTTTTTCCTGAATTGTTTATGCCTTCTACTGGGGCGATTTGATAGCAAGAAATTTGAGAGTGTAGTCTCAGAATACGGGATGAGGATATCTCAGGTTCTTGTACCACAG CTTCATTCTGCTGCTGCTGATGTTATAGACGGGGTTGTGTGCATATTCAAAGCATTAATATTTAAGCAAAAATCACCTGGAAGCAGTCTCACCGACACCGGAGAGGTGGATGCTGTGCTTCCATTGCTGATTCACCTTCTAGATGAACGGGATGGCACAGCTAGAGCTGTGGTTCTGCTTATAGCAGAATACTGCTTGAT GAGCGGAGACAGTCAGTGCCTTAAAGAAGTTATTGAGCGCCTTGCTTCTGAAAATGTCCAACAGAGGAGGAATGCAGTTGATGTTATATCAGAAGTCATACATATGTCGTCAGATTCAAAAAACGTACATACCCAGCTATCATG GCACGATATAGCAAAGCACTTGCTTGTGCTACTTGAAGATGGAGAAATTGCAATTCGGGAACAAGCATCCAGTTTGCTTCCATTAATTG ACCCTTCATTAGTTTTACCTGCTTTAGTTAATCTGATTTACTCCGGGGATGAAAGATTGCAATCAACTGCCAGTGATGCCTGTGTTGTGGTGCTCAAATATCATAGCAAGAATGCTGAAGTTATATGTATGCTGCTTGACTGTCTTAG CAACCTCAGCCAAAATGTAAATCGAGACACAG GATCAAAATTGGAGAGCGATCGAGTGCTTAGGCTAATCCCAGAGTGGTCTAAAAGT GTCCAAAGCTGGAACTTCTTGATTGAACCGTTGATTGACAAGATGTTTGCAGAGCCATCCAACGCAAACATTGTGAGGTTTTTGAGTCATATAAGTGAGCACTTGGCAGAAGCTGCTGATGTGGTGCTCTCTTGTGTTCTAATGCATGCTAAACGACGTAAAGA TATGGATGACAGCAGCTTCTCTAGATTGGAGTGTCAGACTGATAAAAGTGAGGACTCCGAAAAAATGCAACAGACCCTTTTTGAACACCTTTGCCCATTGCTTGTAATTAAGATGCTTCCGCTGAGAGTATTTAATAATCTCGATTCAACTATCATGTATGGTCAACTTTCCAATCAAGGCATTGTTCATG ACTGTCAAGATATCAATGCCATCAATCAGCATACAGTTACCGCTCTTCTTTTGAAAAG tttggtaATATTTATTTCCAGGACATTTTGTGAGTTTGAATTCAACGATGTTCGGAAACTAGCTGCTGAGCTCTGTGGGCGTATTCATCCTCAA GTGCTAATTCCAATCATCTGCTCCCAGTTAGAATATGCTGCTGGTTCTCAGgatataataaagattaaagCTTGTTTGTTTTCAGTTTGCACGTCCCTTGTG GTTAGAGGCCGGGAATCACTTTCTCATCCTGGTATGCtgaaaattagaaaaacatTAGAGACAATGCTATTATGGCCTTCTCTGGATGGGGATGAAG TTTCCAGAGCACAGCATGGATGCATCGATTGCATGGCACTAATGGTATGTGCTGAGCTGCAAGATCCAGAATCATCTAACATCGTTGGGACAAAAAAGAATCTTG GTGATGCTGCATTGAGAAACTCTGTCCTCGTGCACGTGATCAACCAACTTACACAAGATAAAGACCTGCCTGTTTCAGAGTCCAACTTGGATGATGTCAAATGCATGAGTGAGGTGCCAGTTCCACTCTCATTTTACCTGTGCATGGCTAATGTTCTCATCAGTGCTTGCCAAAAGATATCAGACTCTGGCAAGAAACCTTTTGCTCGAAGATCTCTTCCACGTCTCATTCGCGCCATTGAG GTGATTACAAAGTCAGAGATCAGAGCTGCATGTACTCAAGTTCTCTTTTCAGCTGTGTACCATCTGAAATCTACAATTCTTCCTTACTCCATGGATCTTCTTAAAGTCTCATTAAAAGCTCTTCAAAAGGGATCAGAGAAG GAAAGGATTGCAGGTGCAAAGCTAATGGGGTCTCTTATGGCTAGTGATGATGCAATCATACAAAGTATATCTGGGGGATTAGTAGAAGCAAGATCTGTACTGTTGAGTATATCTTTGACAGATCCTTCACCTGAATTACGTCAAGTCAGCAAAAAGTTGCTAGCATGCCTAACTTCTTGA
- the LOC112180062 gene encoding uncharacterized protein LOC112180062 isoform X4 — translation MEPQSHFLLPHSASSELSDSSPESMTSVTLGRAISSLLSARPKKLHDAVSRLSPLPLTSTGHASVSGSLDDSLRFLLHYLNDAARRNEPLDEILIPILDNSLKNKDSKHGGQAMVVLNWLFQDGFVFEAIAMALVRVISMKDDRFVVLGWCTFVRAVLEYESSVTQFPMNGIKERYPDLLKILAPCIPHLSVVLHKGSTLQDGYELPSRLAVCAADCFLSLSEALIRKAKVPSNKAKLSDSKAQKRPVTLVALDGGDKKAKPAPESLDASNMELDYILWDHLEEVLGLVQKLLAWSRKSRPLHAKGLEQVLKWLHEIKGHYRNVKAEAGSKVIKTGILLLSSCWKHYGMLMHLEDQKFSQHYKELLDQYLAGIQFYAGHTENKDGSSETIKFFLNCLCLLLGRFDSKKFESVVSEYGMRISQVLVPQLHSAAADVIDGVVCIFKALIFKQKSPGSSLTDTGEVDAVLPLLIHLLDERDGTARAVVLLIAEYCLMSGDSQCLKEVIERLASENVQQRRNAVDVISEVIHMSSDSKNVHTQLSWHDIAKHLLVLLEDGEIAIREQASSLLPLIDPSLVLPALVNLIYSGDERLQSTASDACVVVLKYHSKNAEVICMLLDCLSNLSQNVNRDTGSKLESDRVLRLIPEWSKSVQSWNFLIEPLIDKMFAEPSNANIVRFLSHISEHLAEAADVVLSCVLMHAKRRKDMDDSSFSRLECQTDKSEDSEKMQQTLFEHLCPLLVIKMLPLRVFNNLDSTIMYGQLSNQGIVHDCQDINAINQHTVTALLLKRTFCEFEFNDVRKLAAELCGRIHPQVLIPIICSQLEYAAGSQDIIKIKACLFSVCTSLVVRGRESLSHPGMLKIRKTLETMLLWPSLDGDEVSRAQHGCIDCMALMVCAELQDPESSNIVGTKKNLGDAALRNSVLVHVINQLTQDKDLPVSESNLDDVKCMSEVPVPLSFYLCMANVLISACQKISDSGKKPFARRSLPRLIRAIEVITKSEIRAACTQVLFSAVYHLKSTILPYSMDLLKVSLKALQKGSEKERIAGAKLMGSLMASDDAIIQSISGGLVEARSVLLSISLTDPSPELRQVSKKLLACLTS, via the exons ATGGAACCACAAAGCCACTTCCTACTCCCCCACTCCGCCTCGTCGGAGTTATCAGACTCATCACCGGAGTCCATGACGTCAGTCACTCTCGGCCGAGcaatctcctctctcctctccgccCGCCCCAAAAAGCTCCACGACGCCGTTTCGCggctctctcctctccctctcACCTCCACTGGCCACGCCTCCGTCTCAGGCTCCCTCGACGACTCCCTCCGCTTCCTCCTCCACTACCTAAACGACGCCGCTCGGCGAAACGAGCCTCTCGATGAAATCCTCATCCCTATTCTCGATAAC TCATTGAAGAACAAGGACTCGAAGCACGGCGGCCAGGCTATGGTGGTTTTGAACTGGCTATTTCAGGACGGTTTTGTTTTCGAAGCGATTGCCATGGCTCTGGTAAGAGTGATTTCAATGAAAGATGATCGGTTTGTTGTGCTTGGGTGGTGTACTTTTGTACGTGCTGTATTGGAGTATGAGAGCTCTGTTACTCAATTTCCCATGAACG GGATAAAGGAGAGGTATCCTGATTTGTTGAAGATACTCGCTCCGTGCATTCCGCATCTCTCAGTTGTTCTGCACAAAGGAAG CACCTTGCAGGATGGATATGAACTGCCCTCTCGCCTTGCCGTGTGTGCTGCTGATTGTTTTCTGTCTCTCTCGGAAGCGTTGATCAGAAAAGCTAAAGTTCCAAGTAACAAGGCAAAGTTATCAGATTCAAAGGCACAAAAGCGGCCGGTTACTTTGGTGGCCCTTGATGGTGGTGATAAAAAAGCAAAACCAGCTCCTGAATCTTTAGACGCCTCAAACATGGAATTGGACTATATACTTTGGGATCATTTAGAGGAAGTTCTTGGTCTAGTACAGAAACTCCTTGCT TGGAGCAGAAAAAGCCGACCCTTACATGCCAAAGGATTGGAGCAAGTGCTTAAGTGGTTGCACGAGATTAAAGGACATTATCGTAATGTGAAAGCTGAGGCAG GCTCGAAGGTTATCAAAACTGGAATATTGCTACTGTCTTCTTGTTGGAAGCATTATGGCATGCTAATGCATTTGGAAGATCAGAAATTTTCCCAGCATTACAAAGAATTGTTGGATCAATACTTAGCAGGCATACAG tttTATGCAGGTCACACTGAGAATAAGGATGGGAGTTCTGAGACCATAAAGTTTTTCCTGAATTGTTTATGCCTTCTACTGGGGCGATTTGATAGCAAGAAATTTGAGAGTGTAGTCTCAGAATACGGGATGAGGATATCTCAGGTTCTTGTACCACAG CTTCATTCTGCTGCTGCTGATGTTATAGACGGGGTTGTGTGCATATTCAAAGCATTAATATTTAAGCAAAAATCACCTGGAAGCAGTCTCACCGACACCGGAGAGGTGGATGCTGTGCTTCCATTGCTGATTCACCTTCTAGATGAACGGGATGGCACAGCTAGAGCTGTGGTTCTGCTTATAGCAGAATACTGCTTGAT GAGCGGAGACAGTCAGTGCCTTAAAGAAGTTATTGAGCGCCTTGCTTCTGAAAATGTCCAACAGAGGAGGAATGCAGTTGATGTTATATCAGAAGTCATACATATGTCGTCAGATTCAAAAAACGTACATACCCAGCTATCATG GCACGATATAGCAAAGCACTTGCTTGTGCTACTTGAAGATGGAGAAATTGCAATTCGGGAACAAGCATCCAGTTTGCTTCCATTAATTG ACCCTTCATTAGTTTTACCTGCTTTAGTTAATCTGATTTACTCCGGGGATGAAAGATTGCAATCAACTGCCAGTGATGCCTGTGTTGTGGTGCTCAAATATCATAGCAAGAATGCTGAAGTTATATGTATGCTGCTTGACTGTCTTAG CAACCTCAGCCAAAATGTAAATCGAGACACAG GATCAAAATTGGAGAGCGATCGAGTGCTTAGGCTAATCCCAGAGTGGTCTAAAAGT GTCCAAAGCTGGAACTTCTTGATTGAACCGTTGATTGACAAGATGTTTGCAGAGCCATCCAACGCAAACATTGTGAGGTTTTTGAGTCATATAAGTGAGCACTTGGCAGAAGCTGCTGATGTGGTGCTCTCTTGTGTTCTAATGCATGCTAAACGACGTAAAGA TATGGATGACAGCAGCTTCTCTAGATTGGAGTGTCAGACTGATAAAAGTGAGGACTCCGAAAAAATGCAACAGACCCTTTTTGAACACCTTTGCCCATTGCTTGTAATTAAGATGCTTCCGCTGAGAGTATTTAATAATCTCGATTCAACTATCATGTATGGTCAACTTTCCAATCAAGGCATTGTTCATG ACTGTCAAGATATCAATGCCATCAATCAGCATACAGTTACCGCTCTTCTTTTGAAAAG GACATTTTGTGAGTTTGAATTCAACGATGTTCGGAAACTAGCTGCTGAGCTCTGTGGGCGTATTCATCCTCAA GTGCTAATTCCAATCATCTGCTCCCAGTTAGAATATGCTGCTGGTTCTCAGgatataataaagattaaagCTTGTTTGTTTTCAGTTTGCACGTCCCTTGTG GTTAGAGGCCGGGAATCACTTTCTCATCCTGGTATGCtgaaaattagaaaaacatTAGAGACAATGCTATTATGGCCTTCTCTGGATGGGGATGAAG TTTCCAGAGCACAGCATGGATGCATCGATTGCATGGCACTAATGGTATGTGCTGAGCTGCAAGATCCAGAATCATCTAACATCGTTGGGACAAAAAAGAATCTTG GTGATGCTGCATTGAGAAACTCTGTCCTCGTGCACGTGATCAACCAACTTACACAAGATAAAGACCTGCCTGTTTCAGAGTCCAACTTGGATGATGTCAAATGCATGAGTGAGGTGCCAGTTCCACTCTCATTTTACCTGTGCATGGCTAATGTTCTCATCAGTGCTTGCCAAAAGATATCAGACTCTGGCAAGAAACCTTTTGCTCGAAGATCTCTTCCACGTCTCATTCGCGCCATTGAG GTGATTACAAAGTCAGAGATCAGAGCTGCATGTACTCAAGTTCTCTTTTCAGCTGTGTACCATCTGAAATCTACAATTCTTCCTTACTCCATGGATCTTCTTAAAGTCTCATTAAAAGCTCTTCAAAAGGGATCAGAGAAG GAAAGGATTGCAGGTGCAAAGCTAATGGGGTCTCTTATGGCTAGTGATGATGCAATCATACAAAGTATATCTGGGGGATTAGTAGAAGCAAGATCTGTACTGTTGAGTATATCTTTGACAGATCCTTCACCTGAATTACGTCAAGTCAGCAAAAAGTTGCTAGCATGCCTAACTTCTTGA